The DNA window ATTTAATAAAGCTATGTCACATTAATAATCTCCCTCTAAATATACGTTTTCTGAGTGTGAAGCTCATATCAAATTTTCAGCCGTCTATATAGTCTTAACATTATTTTCTGCTCAATGAAATTAATGTAGTAACATTGTTTTCTGTTCATACTTGGCTCGGACATTTCAGATATCTTATTGATCGGAGTACGAACACCTTCATTAATCAGATATCTAATATAGGTTTCGGGCCGGATATTGTATATAGACTTGGGGCATATTTCAAGATCGGAAATCAGATTTTACGGATTGTGTACCCACGTATACTCAATTCGACACCCCTAGTCATGTCCTACGTGTTGCGAGAGAGAGGTTAATGTGCTAGGTTAGGTGTAGAACCCGTATGTCGCGGAGGTCAGGTGTGGGTTGCAGTCTGTCTGTTCCAGGCTCCATTGCGATGTGCAGAACAACACAAACCCATTATTacctttaatttaaaaattgcatatttaaatatttatttatttccatttATAAATACGATGCAAAATAATTACTAttataatttatgtttttaagACAAAGTTCACACATATACAAGCAAGAAAGCATTAGAGTATCAAACCATCTTGGAAGCAAATATTATTACATCCCTTATTTTCCAACTCAGACAAAAAACTCAAACAAACAGAGAGGAAAGAATTATTGGAGACGTGGACAGAGCAGGTGCAGTCATGCATATCAACCCTCGGCTTTCCACGATTCCAACGGGGGCGTGTCTGCATCTTTCCATGTGCTCGCCATGGCTATGGATCTGTCTCCTTTGACATTCTCAGCCAAAGATGATAGAAGGCTCATCTCTTCTGGAGTTAGTTTCACAGAGAGTGCTCCTACATTGTCGTTGAAATTGTCGATCTTGGTGGTGCCGGGTATAGGAACTACATCATCACCTTGGTGATGCACCCAAGCCAACGCCAATTGGGATGGGCTGCAACCTTTACTTGTAGCCATTTCACAAATCTTTTTGTATATGAGCTTGTTGCTTTCAAGATTGTCACCCTGGAACCTCGGATAAAACTAGCAAATGCAACAGAAATTTTAGACATTATCCTTGTTTTTATGGAGGAGCCGAGATACATTTCATATCACAAACAAAGCTAACCTTGCGAATGTCACCCTCTGATGCCTCCTCTAGCAACTTGGGACCTGCTGAAAGGAAGCCGCGTCCAAGTGGACTATATGGGACAATTCCAATACCAAGTTCTCTGAAAATCACAGGACAAACCTattgttttttttccttcaaaacATCATAATTCAGTAAAATGTATCCCTCTTACCTGCATGTAGGAATCAATTCTTCTTCCACATCTCTTGTAAACAATGACCATTCAATTTGAAGGGCAGTTATTGGATGAACAGCATGAGCCCTTCTAATTGTTGAAGCAGATGCCTCTGAGAGTCCAATGTATTTTATCTTTCCTTCTTCGACCAATTTCTTGAGTTCCCCCATCTACAAAATCATGAACCACATTCAGCATTAGGAACAAGGCAagaaaaattcaattaaaagcCATGGCTTTATACTGCACAAAAATTTCTGTTCCAAATACAATCGTCATAATTCACGTCTCAGACATGAGCAATTTGTCTATCAGTTCATCAAATTATACGTTTTACCGGCATTGAGCCAAGTTTTCTTCTCCAAATATTAACAGGAAAAGGAACCACCAGAGGCATTGCAAGTTTGAAACACAGTATCCATTCTTTTCAAGTATATGCTGCTAGAGGGAATGTATCTTCAAGAGAGTACTCACAGTGACTTCTATGGGAACACGCTTGTCAATCCGATGAACATAATAGAGATCAATGCAGTCCACATCAAGACGCTTCAAGCTCGCCTCACATGATGACCTCACATATGCAGGGTCACCACGTACCTCAACCTTCCCATCCCGATATATTATCCCAAACTTAGTAGCAAGTTGCACTTTCTCCCTCATCCCTCCTTTCAAAGCCTGCAAAAAGTCCAAATCATTAAATCCAGGAACATCGCAACTCATTCAACACCAAAttcgacaaaaaaaaaacacccaCACATGATCTGTAAACAAATCTACCTATGGACTCTTTATATGTATAGATAGTGAGTCTCAATAGTTTCcatcaaatcaaaatttgaaactTAAATATGGAAATTAAACTAGGCAAAATTCTCTTGGAAACAAAGTAAATTAACAGCATAAACATTTCAACCTCCTTGATAAAAAAGTAGAATCATGGAGTATTAAACAGCTAAACATATAAGAACAAGAGTTGACTTATTAATTCTTCTAAAACCAGAAAATACCGATATGAATTGTGATTATCAGAGATAAACAACTGGGAAACTAAATCCAATCTCTTTTGAGGCAAGTAAGATCGATATAAAAACAAAAGCCCTAAAGCTAAAAGCTGTAACAAATTAAACAGATATCGGCGGCAGAGAGTAATAGCAGAAAAAAATGGACAGAAGGAAGAATACTTTTCCGATGAGGATCTCGTTGGTGTGGGGACCGTAGAGGTCGGAGGTGTCGAGAAAGGTGACGCCAGATTCGATGGCGTGGTGGATGA is part of the Salvia splendens isolate huo1 chromosome 6, SspV2, whole genome shotgun sequence genome and encodes:
- the LOC121806457 gene encoding auxin-induced protein PCNT115-like codes for the protein MVPKIKLGSQGFEVSKQGLGCMGMSAFYGLPKPDADMIKLIHHAIESGVTFLDTSDLYGPHTNEILIGKALKGGMREKVQLATKFGIIYRDGKVEVRGDPAYVRSSCEASLKRLDVDCIDLYYVHRIDKRVPIEVTMGELKKLVEEGKIKYIGLSEASASTIRRAHAVHPITALQIEWSLFTRDVEEELIPTCRELGIGIVPYSPLGRGFLSAGPKLLEEASEGDIRKFYPRFQGDNLESNKLIYKKICEMATSKGCSPSQLALAWVHHQGDDVVPIPGTTKIDNFNDNVGALSVKLTPEEMSLLSSLAENVKGDRSIAMASTWKDADTPPLESWKAEGKIKYIGLSEASASTIRRAHAVHPITALQIEWSLFSRDVEEELIPTCRELGIGIVPYSPLGRGFLSVGPKLLEEASEGDVRKSYFPRFQGENLESNKIIYEKICEMATSKGCSPSQLALAWVHHQGDDVVPIPGTTKIDNFNDNIGALSVKLTPEEMSLLSSLGENVKGDRYVTMVSTWTDADTPPLEWWKAEG